Within the Hypericibacter adhaerens genome, the region GCTACAAGCTCCATGATTCCGGCGTGCCCGAGGGCGAGGGCGCCGAAGGCCTGTCGGTCGATTTCGAGATCATCGTGACGGATCTCAAGAGCCATGTCGTCCGTCTGGTCAGCGGCGACACCGGCCAGAACACCTATTTCCAGAAGCGGCCCGTCAGCCAGATCATCAAGGAATTCGACGAGCTCGAGGATATCGCCGGCACCGAAAGCGAGGAGGGGTTCAAGCGCTACCAGATCATCCGCTTCAGCGCTCACCTCTGGAAAGCGCCGGTGAATTGCATCGGATTCGTGAAATATGGCGGCGGCGCGATCGGCCAGGGCGGCTCGGCGATGGGGGCGGGGACGCTGCTGGCGGGCTATGATTGCTGGCGCAGCGGAGCGCCGGACCGCCCGCAGATCGAAGCGACCCTGGGCGCCATCGACGATTGAGGGGAAGGATGCGCGCCTTCGGGTTTGGCTTGCTGGCGATGGTGGCGGCGATGGCCGCCGCAGGCACGGCGCTCGCCGAGGACAAGGTCGATTGCCACCGGCTCGACCTGGCATTCCCGCCGGCCGACAAGGCTGAATGGACCGAATGCTACAGCCGGCATTTCGACCAGGACGAGATGTCGGCCGACATCGAAACCCTGATCGCCGACATCGGAACGCATGTCGTGCATCTCACCTCCACCATCGCCGGCCCCAACACCTATTTCGACAAGGTTCCGGTGAGCGAGAAGCTCAGGAACTATGACGAGCTCGAGAAGATCAAGGGTCTGGAAAGCGAGCCGGGCTTCGGTCGCTATCAGATCGTCCGTTTCCAGGCGCTGCTCTGGAACACGCCGTCCCAATGTTTCGGCTTCCTCAAATACCGAGGCGCCACCATCGGTGCCACCGGCACCGCCTATGGGGCGCGGGGTTATGTCGCGGGCTATGACTGCTGGCGCGAGGGAACGCCCGACAGGGCGCAGATCGAAGCGACCCTGGATGCGATCGACGATTGAGGGGAAAGCCGCATGGGATGTCTTGTCACGATGCACCGGGCCCTGGGAGCGGCCCTTCTGCTGCTGGTCCTGGCGGCGTCTTCCGAAGCCTTGGCGGCTCCGCTCGAGAAAGTCGATTGCAAGCAGCTGAACATCGCGCCGCTGATCGCGCCCGACGCGGACTGGGTCGAATGCTATCGCGCGCATGAAGCGAGGCCGGGCAACAGCATCAACGGAATCGTGGCCGACTATCAGGTGCTGATGGCCGACGCCCGCACCCATGTGGTGCATATCCAGACCGGCAAGTCGGGCCCGAACACCTATTTCTTCAAGGACAGCATCGAGTCCCGGCTCAAGGGGTTCGACGAGCTGGAGAAGGTGAGCGAGTTCGCCGGGGAACCCGAATTCGGCGATTACGAGATGGTCCGCTTCCAGTCGAATCTATGGAAGGTGGCGACCGACTGCATCGGCTTCCTGAAATACACCCACGCCTCCTACACCCAAGGGGGTGGCGGGGGTGCCGGAAGCTATATCGTCGGCTATGACTGCTGGCGCGGTACGGCGCCCGACCGCGCGGCGGTCGAGGCCATGCTCGGATCGATCAAGTTCCCGAACTAAAGCTTCAGAACGCGCCTTCGCCCGAGGCCCCTTCGCGCCGCCGGCGGCCGCGGCGGCGGCCTTCGCCGGCATCGGTTGGGGCGGGAATGCCGCTCGCCTGCTGGTTGGCGCCGAGCGAGATCTGGCCGAGGCGGTGGACGATCTCCTCGAGCGTCGGCTTCGGGCCCGGCGTGTGGTTCTCGAGCGCCTCGCGCATCGAACGCAGATGGGCGGGCGAGGTGCCGCAGCAGCCGCCGATGATGCGGGCGCCGGCGTCGCGCGCAAGGCGCGCATAATCGGCCATCAGCTCGGGCGTGCCGTCATAGCGGATCTTGCCATCGACGTAATAGGGGATGCCGCAATTGCCCTTGGCGACGATGATGTCGCTGCTTTCGGCTGCACCCGACATGTTGACGATGGCCGCGACCAGCTCGGCCGCGCCCACGCCGCAATTGGCGCCATAGGCCAGCGGGCGCGGATGCAGCCCGTGGCAGAGCTGCGCATGCTCGCCCGGCATCAGCCCCATCATGGTGCGGCCGTTGGTGTCGAAGGAGAGGGTGCAGACATAGGGCAGGCCGGTGCTGGCGGCACCCTCGGCCGCGGCCCGGATCTCGTCCTTCGAGGACATGGTCTCGATCCAGAGCACGTCGGCGCCGGCCTCGGCCTGGGCGCGGGCCTGCTCGGCGAAGGCGGCGACGCCCTCGGCGTGGGTCAGGGGTCCC harbors:
- the bmt gene encoding betaine--homocysteine S-methyltransferase, which gives rise to MSDLLQRLLAERPFLLADGATGTNLFEAGLATGEAPEMWNFEHPERIEALHQGMVDAGADIILTNTFGGSRYRLKLHKAQDRVAEINRRAVEIARKVADRAGRPVVVAASIGPTGELFEPLGPLTHAEGVAAFAEQARAQAEAGADVLWIETMSSKDEIRAAAEGAASTGLPYVCTLSFDTNGRTMMGLMPGEHAQLCHGLHPRPLAYGANCGVGAAELVAAIVNMSGAAESSDIIVAKGNCGIPYYVDGKIRYDGTPELMADYARLARDAGARIIGGCCGTSPAHLRSMREALENHTPGPKPTLEEIVHRLGQISLGANQQASGIPAPTDAGEGRRRGRRRREGASGEGAF